The following is a genomic window from Chanos chanos chromosome 1, fChaCha1.1, whole genome shotgun sequence.
TACCAAAATGATGTAAGGAAGTTGTCTAGGTTGTTTCTTTTCCACTTTCGTTATATATCACTGGTTTAGTTTACACATAGTGCActcaataaaatattttcatttctacATGTCATGTGCTGTATCGATATTATAGTCTGCTAAAATAGaatgatttaaataatttaGGTCTGAGGGAATTCTTCGTTATCTTAGGTAAGTTGTTACCTTGGTTGCTGCTTATAAAGAAAAGGAGGCAATGACATCTTGGTTcacacctcctccctccctcacagggggacaaaagataaaaacaagtACTTTTCCCTGCCCTTCTTGCTGATGGAAGTAGCAGTAAGTAGCTTTGTTACTCTCATAATCCTGAcagtttaaatcattttaactcAACAAATACTCTAAACTGAATTGAGTGAGACATGAGGTACCTCAGTCTGGTCCCAAAACAACCAATTCTGTCAGGCAAGTACAGATATGCTCATGACAGCACCACTCCaccaccctctttttttttttttttttattgagttcAACTCCATACAGatagaaaaccaaaaaaatcgTACAGTCATTGCAATTAGCACAAAGTACATGTCATGTATGTAGGTTAAATGTCACAGCTGTTCCTCTGAACAGCAACCAAAAGAGGTTAAGTGAAAGACAGGCTGCCTTGGATTCTGGGCAAAATAGGTCTGACATATAACAAAGAATCAGCGGTTCACGTGTAACCACCGTGTTTCTTTGGCCCTCTCAATGCTCCATTGGCTCATCTGAGGCAGCTGGAGCTGGTTCATCAGCTGGCTGAACAACCTGCATCACACACAAGTAGAAGTTAGCAATAATCTTTTTTCCCATCCTCTATTTAGGTATCCAACCCAGTAAAAACTTGGACCACATGTATGTGAAGAATTTACCAAGATATACTGACTCTGACACTGGGTGTGTTTTAATCCAAATAATATTGATAATAATATTGATTTACCTTTCTCTGGGGTCTCTCCTCCAGACCTTCAAGGAAAGGAGCAACATCGTCGTCATCATAGATAGTGAACTCCATGTCTTTGCCCACAATTCCAATGGAAACATTCTGAAAGACAACGTTTGGGAGTTTAGGTCGTGATCATAGAGCTGAGCGTGAGACTGACGTGAGCAGGTGAAGACAGTGAGGCTCTGAAGGTCAAACCTTGGTGGTGAGGTCCTGTTCTGCGGGAAGAGTCTCTCTGAGTGCACGCAGGCCATGTTGAACCAGGTCGTTCAGATTACCTTTCATTAATGCAATTCAaaaacacatagacagacaaTGCGTGAGCCTGCAGTAACAATGAGAACAAGACCTGGTGTATTCCTTGGAGTGGGAAAAGTGTTAAACCTGAGAGTTAGAATTTATGACATTTGTATTgttaaaatgcaattttttttgtatgtataaTATTGTTAATGTATAATAGTCCTCACAGTCAAGGAAGTTGTCCATGTGTCTCTCTAAGTAAGTACGGGCTGACTGAGAGCGTGCTCCGATGGACATGGCCTTGCAGTCAAAGTAGTTCGCTGAGGGACAGGTCTGGAAGATATGAGGTCCCATGTCCTAGAAGCAAAATGGATATATCTGGTCTTGGACTGTcacttaaataataaaaaaaagaaatatctctcaaaacattaaaaccaaTGTGTACTTACATCATAACCTGCAATTAAGAGGCCTACACCATATGGCCTTCTTCCATACCTTTGTGTGGGAATCTGGgtttctgagaaatgtgtcAAGGAGGTTAACTATGTGAAGTTTCACAGTTAGAGACCCATGGGAACTGTACAGATTTGGTTTTAACCCATTATTATAAGGCCAGTCCCACCTGATGAACAAATAAAACGCTTGCTCACAAAAACCagatgtgtttatttacagcTAACTAGAACAGCTATAGGTCCCCGAACTGACATTGTAAGGAAAGCACTTTCCCTGACAGAAATGCCCTTTCACACAAAATCCTCCATATAACCAGATATCTGCTGAAAAAGGATACTGCTTCCAATGAGCGAAACAAGCCGAGATATGGGAAGAGGCCGGTCAAACACAAACCTGGAATCCAGACACTCCTGCCGCATAAAGTTGCTATGGTagtaaagagggagaaaaaacagtgatgaTCTGAGAACTGAACCAGTTTTTCTGTAACTGTAACCTCTACGGCTTatggcaaaaacacacacgtaccaCAGGAGTCTGGCATCAGCAGTCAGGCCGGCGATGGAAATTCCCACATGATTATCAACATGGAGAATCTTTTTCTGATGAGCTGCCAGCTCAGACTGAGCCctctaaataaacacaatacatatttgttttgcttttgtacaAATGaccacagttaaaaaaaaatgaatgaatgaattcttgGAAACTTACAAAATTCACACAGAGTAGTGGTAACATGAAGTGGAGGGCAAAACATCAGCgtaacacattttaaactttaCCTTAAGTGCTACAAGAACTGCATGGGAGTGTGACTTAAGCCCCACTGTTGCGGAGCCTTGTTTCACTGCTTCCATAGCATATTCAATCTGATGTATGCGTCCctaaaacaaatgaagacaaGCCAAATGATCTACAATTTATAGGTTTTAGGCAAATGAGCAAAATTTTCCAATTTGCCAAAGAGTTCTTACCTGTGGACTCCATACAGTGACGTCATTGTCATACTGGTTTCGGAACTacgaagaaaaaaataaagttacgTTAACGTGATGCGAGGTAACGTTTGTCCTTttgtattattttccacttaCATAATCGTCTTGATGCTGCATCTGAGAAGTATAAGAACAGCCTAACTGTACTGATCCAAGGTATTGTCAACTATcgtcctctctcctccccacagCATTGTATTTCTATTCAATTAATAATGCACATATATGTTTCCTTCAAAGGCCATCTGGAGTTACCAAAGATCAAATGTTAGCTAACCGCTGGTTCAAATAATATGAAGATACCTGCACTTCTTATCAGACCTGACTTTAGGATTTAGCGCTCTGGGGAAGGCTTGTCACAAAAAATATCATACCAAGGGAAGAACATAACGACGCACGCAGGTTGTGATGGATATCTAGAGCAGTCTATTTGAAAGAATATTATGCATAAAATAAGCAATCTTGATGGAATCTTTCTAGGTAAAACAAACTAATAGTAGGTGCCTGCTACTGTGCGTGGGGCCTCAACATCGCCTCTATGCTTACTATTAGCAGCATAGATAATTAATTTTTCGTTTATGTTGTTATAGTGAAACCGGCCGATAAATATCAGAGAGCCGACTACTAAATGCAAGTTAACAGTTAAATGCACGAGCTGGAGCAATCCAAGCGCTGGAGGAAAACGAAACTAAAACGGGCGAACGTTCGCGTGCTA
Proteins encoded in this region:
- the psma1 gene encoding proteasome subunit alpha type-1 isoform X2, with product MNIMKMKFRNQYDNDVTVWSPQGRIHQIEYAMEAVKQGSATVGLKSHSHAVLVALKRAQSELAAHQKKILHVDNHVGISIAGLTADARLLCNFMRQECLDSRFVFDRPLPISRLVSLIGSKTQIPTQRYGRRPYGVGLLIAGYDDMGPHIFQTCPSANYFDCKAMSIGARSQSARTYLERHMDNFLDCNLNDLVQHGLRALRETLPAEQDLTTKNVSIGIVGKDMEFTIYDDDDVAPFLEGLEERPQRKVVQPADEPAPAASDEPMEH
- the psma1 gene encoding proteasome subunit alpha type-1 isoform X1, whose protein sequence is MFRNQYDNDVTVWSPQGRIHQIEYAMEAVKQGSATVGLKSHSHAVLVALKRAQSELAAHQKKILHVDNHVGISIAGLTADARLLCNFMRQECLDSRFVFDRPLPISRLVSLIGSKTQIPTQRYGRRPYGVGLLIAGYDDMGPHIFQTCPSANYFDCKAMSIGARSQSARTYLERHMDNFLDCNLNDLVQHGLRALRETLPAEQDLTTKNVSIGIVGKDMEFTIYDDDDVAPFLEGLEERPQRKVVQPADEPAPAASDEPMEH